Proteins encoded together in one Sinorhizobium sp. B11 window:
- a CDS encoding MFS transporter, which yields MLCLASAGGALEFYDFVIFVFLAEAISVLFFPPDMPTWLAMIQTYGIFASGYIFRPLGGIVLAHFGDMFGRKRVFAFSILLMAGATLAVGLLPTYQSAGIAAPLLLVVLRIFQGIAIGGEVPGAWTFAAEHVSSRRVGFACGLVCAGLGVGIFLGASLTALTTMILPPADMLSYGWRLPFILGGVFGLIGMRLRRMLHETPVFVALTAKNQLVPELPLAVVVKTYRRSIVISVLCTWILSASVVMLTLMVPTILEGSHHVDHQVALIATTISAMSLVVGVVSGGLLFDRIGAARFFMVGGLFLAIGGFAFYNISTPAPAQVFLSSAIIGFSGLSAVGAAVVMVSCFPPPVRFSGVSFSYNVSYAFFGGLTPVTLATFLTISSLSHVFYLLFVSALTMGLGAYFLVRPEALTDQEQVSTAQR from the coding sequence ATGCTTTGTCTTGCGTCCGCTGGCGGGGCTCTAGAATTCTATGACTTTGTAATTTTCGTCTTCCTTGCCGAGGCGATCAGCGTGCTGTTCTTCCCGCCTGATATGCCGACATGGCTGGCGATGATACAAACTTACGGCATATTCGCCTCCGGCTACATTTTCCGGCCTCTCGGAGGAATAGTGCTTGCCCATTTCGGCGACATGTTTGGCCGCAAGCGCGTCTTTGCATTCTCAATTCTGTTGATGGCCGGCGCAACGCTCGCGGTCGGGCTTTTACCGACCTATCAGAGCGCCGGGATTGCCGCGCCCTTATTGCTCGTCGTCCTCCGCATATTTCAGGGTATTGCGATCGGCGGGGAAGTGCCCGGCGCCTGGACATTTGCGGCCGAACACGTTTCCTCGCGTCGTGTGGGCTTTGCATGCGGCCTGGTGTGCGCCGGGCTCGGGGTTGGAATTTTCCTGGGCGCATCCCTTACGGCACTGACGACGATGATTCTACCGCCTGCCGACATGTTGAGTTACGGGTGGCGGTTGCCTTTCATTCTCGGTGGTGTCTTCGGCCTCATCGGGATGCGGCTTCGCCGCATGTTGCATGAAACGCCGGTGTTTGTGGCTCTAACAGCAAAAAATCAACTCGTTCCCGAACTGCCTCTGGCCGTGGTCGTGAAGACCTATCGGCGGAGCATCGTTATTTCTGTCCTTTGCACCTGGATCCTGTCGGCTAGTGTCGTGATGCTGACGCTGATGGTCCCAACAATCCTGGAGGGATCTCACCATGTCGACCATCAAGTTGCGCTGATCGCGACAACGATCAGCGCGATGTCTCTCGTGGTCGGGGTGGTTTCAGGCGGACTGCTTTTCGATCGGATCGGCGCGGCGCGGTTCTTCATGGTCGGAGGCCTTTTTTTGGCCATCGGCGGCTTTGCTTTTTACAATATTTCTACGCCAGCCCCGGCCCAGGTCTTTCTTTCGAGCGCCATAATCGGCTTTTCCGGCCTTAGTGCCGTTGGAGCAGCCGTTGTCATGGTCTCATGCTTTCCGCCCCCAGTCCGTTTTTCGGGCGTATCTTTCTCCTACAATGTTTCCTACGCATTTTTTGGTGGCCTGACACCGGTAACGCTCGCCACGTTCTTGACGATCTCGTCGCTTTCGCA
- a CDS encoding FAD-dependent monooxygenase, producing MKILIVGAGIAGLAAARALELKGFEVDIVERRSISPTTGQGIFLLGNASRALAMLGVLGDVFDVAFPIEAQRILTSRGVVINDVATQTVWGDCGPCLALPRHKLIDALQASISTTKVSYGTSVTAARLRDGIREVHFSDGSIDEYDLVIGADGIRSAVREFGFGGRTPRPLSMSCWRLVVENHNQVDAWTAMLGKGRTLLAIPLSRSELYIYADCPVEQFGDGSIGVLRARFADFGDPLGSIIAALDDKVTAHTARLEEIPAGRFIDQGLVLVGDAAHASSPSMAQGAAMALEDAIVLAACLAQNGQVAQALEEFYKRRKGRVEWVQQQCHARDKLRGAADIVRNLVLRNFGNALYARSYRRLAQSL from the coding sequence ATGAAGATTCTGATCGTCGGGGCCGGCATTGCCGGACTTGCTGCGGCAAGAGCGCTCGAGCTGAAAGGATTTGAGGTCGACATCGTCGAGCGGCGCAGTATCTCCCCCACGACCGGTCAGGGCATCTTCCTCTTGGGCAATGCATCACGCGCCCTGGCAATGCTTGGGGTACTGGGGGACGTCTTTGATGTCGCCTTTCCAATCGAGGCACAGAGAATTTTGACGTCACGCGGTGTCGTCATCAATGATGTCGCCACCCAGACGGTGTGGGGCGACTGCGGTCCCTGCCTCGCACTGCCGCGGCACAAGCTGATCGATGCGCTCCAGGCGTCGATCAGCACGACGAAAGTGTCCTACGGTACCTCCGTCACCGCGGCCCGGTTGCGGGATGGCATCAGAGAAGTGCACTTCAGCGATGGCAGCATCGACGAATACGACCTCGTCATTGGCGCTGACGGAATTCGCTCGGCCGTGCGAGAATTCGGTTTTGGCGGGAGGACACCGCGCCCCCTCAGCATGTCTTGCTGGCGTTTGGTGGTCGAAAACCACAATCAGGTGGACGCCTGGACGGCTATGCTGGGAAAAGGACGGACGCTCCTTGCCATACCTCTGAGCCGCTCCGAGCTCTATATCTATGCCGACTGTCCGGTGGAACAGTTCGGCGATGGATCGATTGGCGTTCTCCGGGCACGCTTTGCCGACTTTGGCGATCCGCTGGGCTCGATCATCGCTGCTCTCGACGATAAGGTCACTGCCCACACTGCAAGACTTGAAGAGATTCCAGCCGGTCGTTTCATTGATCAGGGGCTTGTGCTGGTCGGCGACGCTGCGCATGCCTCTTCGCCGAGCATGGCTCAAGGCGCGGCGATGGCGCTGGAGGATGCGATCGTGCTTGCCGCCTGCCTGGCTCAGAATGGTCAAGTCGCGCAAGCCCTGGAGGAATTCTACAAGCGGCGAAAGGGGCGTGTCGAATGGGTCCAGCAGCAATGTCATGCGCGCGACAAGTTGAGAGGCGCGGCAGATATTGTCCGAAATCTGGTGCTTCGCAACTTCGGAAACGCGCTCTACGCGCGGTCCTACCGGCGCCTGGCACAGAGCCTTTAG
- a CDS encoding ATP-binding protein: MQQHFSLRLGPCFSSEDGQVFHPFASKRIEEKPMTGRFRSSVTTISTDAAWRVPPRTLRGRLLFILSVGLVFAHGGLAVGLYNEVRHPAQPNGVEQQVLAVPTELAALDDRQTPLQVTREEASADGTGMLESSGSDAVSPPPPEILPPRKILVAGNTERQTMGPAMTMIASHVVFLLVSAGMFAYAVRKSILPLTQITAAVEALDPNRPGEPLKEGGPLEVAAVAKAFNAMRHRISQQLDERIQVLSAFSHDMQTPITRMRLRAELASDFPEKEKLLRDLDETERLVREGIAYARNAHANEEGFALVDFRSFIECLVLDYQDTGRTVSIANSVTGPIVTKPRALRRSLSNFIDNALKFAGAAEVSAIRSHRDEIIITVLDRGPGIADELLEAVKKPFVRGGQIASEGIPGSGLGLAIAQQLAATFGASLNLRNRPDGGLIAELVIAPAVDC, translated from the coding sequence TTGCAGCAGCACTTCTCCCTGCGACTTGGCCCCTGCTTCTCGTCTGAAGATGGACAAGTCTTTCATCCGTTTGCCAGCAAGCGCATTGAAGAGAAACCGATGACCGGGCGATTTCGTTCTTCTGTGACCACAATTTCCACCGACGCCGCATGGCGCGTACCGCCAAGAACCTTGCGCGGGCGGCTGCTGTTCATCCTGTCCGTCGGTCTCGTTTTTGCTCATGGCGGTCTGGCGGTCGGCCTCTACAACGAGGTGCGGCACCCAGCCCAGCCGAACGGGGTCGAACAACAAGTGTTAGCCGTACCGACCGAACTTGCAGCGCTCGACGATCGGCAGACGCCGCTGCAGGTCACGCGGGAAGAGGCAAGCGCTGATGGGACGGGGATGCTGGAGAGCAGCGGCTCAGATGCTGTTTCGCCTCCCCCGCCCGAGATTTTGCCCCCTCGGAAGATTCTCGTAGCCGGTAACACAGAACGCCAGACCATGGGACCGGCGATGACTATGATTGCAAGTCATGTTGTCTTCCTGCTGGTGTCTGCAGGCATGTTTGCCTACGCCGTCAGAAAGTCGATTTTGCCGCTGACCCAAATCACTGCGGCAGTGGAGGCGCTCGATCCAAATCGCCCGGGCGAACCGTTGAAAGAGGGTGGCCCTCTTGAGGTTGCCGCGGTGGCGAAAGCCTTCAACGCCATGCGACACCGAATCTCGCAACAGTTGGACGAGCGCATACAGGTTCTGTCGGCATTCTCCCACGACATGCAGACCCCGATTACCCGCATGCGACTGCGCGCTGAATTGGCAAGCGATTTTCCGGAAAAGGAAAAGCTCCTCAGAGATCTGGATGAGACTGAGCGGCTGGTCCGCGAAGGCATTGCCTATGCCAGGAATGCGCATGCGAATGAAGAGGGCTTCGCACTTGTCGATTTCCGCTCATTCATCGAATGCCTCGTGCTTGATTATCAAGACACTGGCCGGACTGTTTCCATCGCCAATTCCGTTACCGGTCCGATCGTGACCAAGCCGCGGGCCTTGAGACGAAGCCTTTCGAACTTCATCGATAACGCGCTAAAATTCGCGGGAGCCGCCGAGGTCAGCGCCATCCGCTCACATCGCGATGAGATCATAATTACCGTATTGGACCGGGGGCCGGGGATCGCCGACGAACTGCTGGAGGCTGTCAAGAAGCCTTTCGTGCGGGGCGGCCAGATCGCCAGCGAGGGAATTCCCGGCAGCGGTCTCGGTCTGGCGATCGCCCAACAGTTAGCCGCGACGTTCGGAGCAAGCCTCAATTTGCGAAACAGGCCGGACGGCGGCCTGATCGCAGAACTGGTGATAGCGCCAGCTGTCGACTGTTAG
- a CDS encoding cold-shock protein, translated as MPTGKVKFFNMDKGFGFITPETGGPDIFVHVTALQYGDGLKEGQSVSYDVGQDRKTGKAKAENVRPL; from the coding sequence ATGCCGACTGGCAAGGTTAAGTTTTTCAACATGGATAAGGGCTTTGGCTTCATCACGCCGGAGACGGGCGGACCCGATATCTTCGTCCACGTCACCGCGCTTCAATATGGCGATGGGTTGAAGGAAGGGCAGAGCGTTTCCTACGATGTAGGCCAGGACCGCAAGACCGGCAAGGCAAAGGCGGAAAACGTCAGGCCGCTCTGA